A genomic segment from Stenotrophomonas maltophilia encodes:
- a CDS encoding DMT family transporter, with protein sequence MNTLALFFVICSALIDVAANMMVAKSEGFRRWRWGVGAIVLVWIAFALLGQAVRYMDLATAYAMWGAIGVIGTATCGRLLFGNRLRPIGWIGIALVTFAVLLLSTAK encoded by the coding sequence ATGAATACCCTGGCCCTGTTTTTCGTGATCTGTTCGGCACTGATCGACGTCGCCGCCAACATGATGGTGGCCAAGTCGGAAGGTTTCCGTCGTTGGCGCTGGGGCGTCGGTGCGATCGTCCTGGTCTGGATCGCCTTTGCCCTGCTCGGCCAGGCCGTGCGCTATATGGACCTGGCCACCGCCTATGCAATGTGGGGGGCGATCGGCGTGATCGGTACCGCCACCTGCGGTCGCCTGCTGTTCGGCAACCGCCTGCGTCCGATTGGTTGGATCGGCATCGCGCTGGTCACTTTCGCGGTGCTGCTGCTGAGTACCGCGAAGTGA
- a CDS encoding SMR family transporter, giving the protein MSRTVPARGALVAWACLTVAIIAEVVGTSFMAHAARDGGWTGYLVMAGALALSYFFLAQSVRRIAVGVAYAVWEGLGLTLLTVVGLTVFGESLSLQQLAGLVLAVVGIVCVTLGEAH; this is encoded by the coding sequence ATGTCCCGTACTGTTCCCGCCCGTGGCGCGCTGGTCGCCTGGGCTTGCCTGACCGTGGCGATCATCGCCGAAGTGGTCGGCACCTCGTTCATGGCCCATGCCGCCCGCGATGGCGGCTGGACCGGCTATCTGGTCATGGCCGGCGCGCTGGCGCTGTCCTACTTCTTCCTGGCGCAGTCGGTGCGCCGCATCGCGGTGGGCGTGGCCTACGCGGTGTGGGAAGGCCTCGGCCTGACCCTGCTGACCGTGGTCGGCCTCACCGTCTTCGGTGAGAGCCTGTCGCTGCAGCAGCTGGCCGGCCTGGTGCTGGCGGTGGTGGGCATCGTCTGCGTCACTCTCGGGGAGGCGCACTGA
- a CDS encoding LysR family transcriptional regulator, translated as MPYSPESLQAFVEAAALGSFSAAARRLRKTQSTVSTAIAHLEADLGVSLFDRSGRYPQLTEAGRQVLGHAQEILAADARLQQLSVRLAAPVEPRLTVVFSDVYQLDPEQRILQRFAEAFPEIELEWLDAEGEDVLELVASGRAGLGLLPRQEHYPDGLVARPLAHHSELSVYVAREHPLASAGRRAAAQLARHRQVRLSAEVDQSRVVTGLAWTATDYLMVMEMAEDGIGWAELPRALVQRYDRGRLVELTLPGWPRRIHSDLLWRRDTPPGPAALWWADALG; from the coding sequence ATGCCCTATTCCCCTGAATCCCTGCAGGCCTTCGTGGAAGCCGCCGCGCTGGGCTCGTTCTCGGCCGCGGCACGGCGGCTGCGCAAGACCCAATCGACGGTCAGCACCGCCATCGCCCACCTGGAGGCCGACCTGGGCGTGAGCCTGTTCGATCGCAGCGGGCGCTACCCGCAGCTGACCGAGGCCGGGCGCCAGGTGCTGGGGCACGCGCAGGAGATCCTGGCCGCCGATGCGCGCCTGCAGCAGTTGAGCGTGCGTCTGGCCGCGCCGGTCGAGCCGCGCCTGACCGTTGTGTTTTCCGATGTCTACCAGCTCGATCCCGAGCAACGGATCCTGCAGCGCTTCGCCGAGGCATTCCCGGAAATCGAACTGGAATGGCTGGATGCCGAGGGCGAGGACGTACTGGAGCTGGTCGCCAGTGGTCGTGCCGGTCTGGGCCTGCTGCCACGGCAGGAGCACTATCCGGATGGGCTGGTGGCACGGCCGCTGGCGCATCACAGCGAACTGTCGGTGTACGTGGCGCGCGAACACCCGCTGGCCAGCGCCGGGCGTCGCGCTGCCGCACAGCTGGCGCGGCACCGGCAGGTGCGCCTGAGCGCGGAAGTCGATCAATCGCGCGTGGTCACCGGCCTGGCGTGGACCGCCACTGACTATCTGATGGTGATGGAGATGGCCGAGGACGGCATCGGCTGGGCCGAACTGCCGCGGGCACTGGTGCAGCGCTACGACCGTGGCCGGCTGGTGGAACTGACCCTGCCCGGCTGGCCGCGGCGCATCCACAGCGACCTGCTGTGGCGCCGCGACACGCCGCCGGGACCTGCCGCACTATGGTGGGCCGACGCGCTGGGGTGA
- a CDS encoding M14 family metallopeptidase, with amino-acid sequence MSQAAFYPVGTPGQPWGAAERELWRGRQQRLRRYDEEVLPRIESLASRFDKVAYGQLDYAGDTYTLFALRSRDWNPALPAALVTGGVHGYETSGVMGALEFLEKHAADYAGKANLLVAPCVNPWGFERINRWNFDAIDPNRNFRADGPARESTALIELIAPIKDQFVLHIDLHETTDSDESEFRPALAARDGKPFEPGLIPDGFYLVDDSENPQAAFQQAVIAAVEKVTHIAPADDKGEIIGSPVVAHGVIEYPLVKLGLCAGITGAKYTTTTEVYPDSPRATPQQCNDAQVAAVCSALDYALAHR; translated from the coding sequence ATGTCCCAAGCCGCCTTCTACCCCGTCGGAACCCCTGGCCAGCCGTGGGGAGCGGCGGAACGGGAGCTGTGGCGTGGCCGCCAGCAGCGCCTGCGTCGCTATGACGAGGAGGTGCTGCCGCGCATCGAGTCGCTGGCCTCGCGCTTCGACAAGGTGGCGTATGGCCAGCTCGACTACGCTGGCGATACCTACACTCTGTTCGCCCTGCGCAGCCGCGATTGGAACCCGGCGCTGCCGGCTGCCCTGGTTACCGGTGGCGTGCACGGTTATGAGACCAGCGGCGTGATGGGTGCGCTGGAATTCCTCGAAAAGCACGCCGCCGACTACGCCGGCAAGGCCAACCTGCTGGTGGCACCGTGCGTGAATCCGTGGGGCTTCGAGCGCATCAACCGCTGGAACTTCGATGCGATCGACCCGAACCGCAATTTCCGCGCCGATGGCCCGGCCCGCGAGTCGACCGCGCTGATCGAGCTGATCGCACCGATCAAGGACCAGTTCGTGCTGCACATCGACCTGCACGAGACCACCGACAGCGACGAGAGTGAGTTCCGCCCGGCGTTGGCCGCGCGTGACGGCAAGCCGTTCGAGCCGGGCCTGATTCCCGATGGCTTCTACCTGGTGGACGACAGCGAGAACCCGCAGGCGGCGTTCCAGCAGGCGGTCATCGCCGCGGTGGAGAAGGTCACCCACATCGCGCCGGCCGACGACAAGGGCGAGATCATCGGTTCGCCGGTGGTGGCCCATGGCGTGATCGAGTACCCGCTGGTGAAGCTGGGCCTGTGCGCCGGCATTACCGGCGCGAAGTACACCACCACCACCGAGGTCTACCCGGACAGCCCGCGCGCGACCCCGCAGCAGTGCAACGACGCGCAGGTGGCGGCAGTATGCTCGGCGCTGGATTACGCGCTCGCCCACCGCTGA